Proteins from one Chroococcidiopsis sp. CCMEE 29 genomic window:
- a CDS encoding rhomboid family intramembrane serine protease: MSRIEKRDTKTSIVREIKTQATILGGFVALIWTVEILDLLLFGGALNAYGIRPHSIIGLRGIIFAPFLHGGLAHVAANTIPFLTLGWLVMLRETSDFFVVTAVTMLVSGLGTWLFGSPNSIHIGASGLVFGCLGFLLLRGYFERSVTAILFSLIVGAFYGGLVWGVLPLQFGISWQGHLFGFIGGGLAARLLSRRKRSHS, from the coding sequence ATGAGCAGGATAGAAAAGCGGGACACAAAAACGTCCATTGTGCGTGAAATCAAAACCCAAGCCACTATTCTAGGTGGATTTGTTGCCCTGATCTGGACTGTGGAAATCTTAGATCTACTACTGTTTGGGGGAGCGCTAAATGCTTATGGTATACGTCCGCACAGCATCATCGGGCTACGTGGCATTATATTCGCGCCTTTTCTGCACGGCGGATTAGCGCACGTTGCCGCAAATACTATCCCTTTCCTCACCCTTGGCTGGTTGGTTATGTTGCGAGAAACCAGCGATTTTTTTGTCGTCACTGCTGTGACAATGCTGGTTAGTGGTCTTGGTACTTGGCTATTTGGTTCACCTAACTCTATCCATATTGGTGCTAGTGGTTTAGTCTTCGGTTGCCTTGGTTTTCTGTTGTTACGGGGATACTTTGAACGCAGCGTGACAGCAATCTTGTTTTCTTTAATTGTGGGTGCGTTTTACGGAGGACTGGTGTGGGGGGTCTTGCCTTTGCAGTTTGGTATATCGTGGCAAGGACACCTATTTGGTTTTATCGGCGGCGGTTTAGCGGCACGTCTATTGTCACGCAGAAAGCGATCGCATTCCTAG
- a CDS encoding flagellar motor protein, translating to MRHRSRFIESNEELNIWPAFTDLMSNTFMILILFLSLSIINSLMSKAAWETKTPTGVPPILVIEDEGAYRFASGSAEIPPKMDIYIRNKIVAEIERNTKRYRINVVELIGHTDGQANGNGTSNLDINLEKVANANLPVRNLMAGSNADLGLMRALAVVRLLRDIQTKNGRLKGLTFRAYSAAQLILPHGDFAPVNRNPDATRRRIEIRFTRLGEPIQVK from the coding sequence ATGCGTCATCGCTCACGGTTTATTGAATCTAATGAAGAGCTAAATATTTGGCCTGCCTTCACAGATTTAATGTCTAACACATTTATGATACTTATCCTATTCTTATCATTATCTATTATTAATTCTTTAATGTCAAAGGCAGCTTGGGAAACCAAAACACCAACAGGTGTACCACCGATTCTTGTGATTGAAGATGAAGGAGCTTATAGATTTGCTTCAGGTAGTGCAGAAATACCGCCAAAAATGGATATTTACATCAGAAATAAAATAGTAGCTGAAATTGAACGAAACACGAAGAGATATCGAATTAATGTAGTGGAATTGATCGGTCATACTGATGGTCAAGCTAATGGCAATGGAACTAGCAATCTAGACATAAATTTAGAGAAAGTAGCTAATGCTAATCTGCCTGTTCGTAATCTAATGGCAGGGTCTAATGCTGATTTAGGATTGATGCGAGCGTTAGCAGTCGTAAGATTATTGCGTGACATCCAGACAAAAAATGGACGGCTGAAAGGGCTAACGTTTCGAGCTTATTCGGCGGCACAGCTAATCTTGCCTCATGGAGATTTTGCCCCAGTTAATCGCAACCCAGATGCTACAAGAAGACGCATTGAAATTCGGTTCACTCGCCTTGGTGAGCCTATACAGGTTAAGTGA
- a CDS encoding tubulin-like doman-containing protein, producing MTTQVRSNCRSRTKYCCCWFPLWRYGYGTFLDVAYSLRHAYPDVKQLIGYLVISPELYGNTPNMCANTYAALMELDYYSSPGTQFNACYDQRYITIVQENRPPFDYTYLVSKYTEQGNYAIDKQRKLCNVIANKIALDFSSELAPVVKGMRDNFTQHLIQEDDHPRPNSQGYLTFGLAAIYFPRDRISQITVARINSKLVNFWLQGEGQSPDPMKLLEQFLIEFRWHNSLERKDGLLSRLEATVLEIEKNFSSLMNAWKTKQENSITDCRNRDDRSSLMRQLQKEFKEQFYKTKFGDTESTRGIWLTKLIKSRTNLTLQLRQDIDNYLSALLTPSNQYFSIANARNWLDALQTELNAYQYDLEEKIRAADGARSLEELEKKWTQSNRTIQDIEEEFNLPLFSNKNSRVQDEARRAVKDTETAIKHNFDLTLAQEALEVIKVLQQHTQTRASQLTSLCRLVNDLKNYYEKIQATLKQSDSDEMSGEEIFSDEDIDICYNTLLPPNEYRAQVVQITQKILESTGSEESLAIFLEQNHTNTEQLKYEIDSSVDRLFGSRSADIVQSVIKRFTQKYSSTERAIRLGQILREAQPLLPINLTAPYFHNNSAKKSQLIGFKDTDEPEVRQFHTGLTEKLAIPDNELKPTQAEDKVLIVTEYAAFPLRIIDGLQQLREHYYLQRRHPGNAPLHNDRSESFTDIIPPPVPVMQDLQDTFYPCLAFDLIQQNQTTKQLEFQCFDQLRGVYHTASLNPAWKQALQALVNNPNMAAALRELLDGAIADIKRQPARWQDYYLPKLRQFVTQVDTLPDNHINYPYRLRVVGSRGTDANSAQQGIIERFYTKMQEQTQLNTALPAIANAQELITGEVEVI from the coding sequence ATTACTACGCAAGTTCGGTCTAATTGTCGATCCAGGACTAAATATTGTTGTTGTTGGTTCCCTCTGTGGCGGTACGGGTATGGAACATTTCTAGATGTTGCTTATAGTCTCAGACATGCCTACCCAGATGTCAAACAACTTATTGGCTATTTAGTTATTAGCCCTGAATTATATGGCAACACGCCTAATATGTGTGCCAACACTTATGCAGCTCTAATGGAGCTTGACTATTACTCTAGCCCTGGTACACAGTTTAATGCTTGCTATGACCAGCGATATATCACAATCGTACAGGAGAATCGCCCTCCTTTTGACTATACCTATTTAGTATCTAAATACACTGAACAAGGTAATTATGCTATTGATAAACAGCGAAAGCTTTGTAATGTAATAGCCAATAAGATTGCACTCGATTTTTCGAGTGAGTTAGCTCCTGTAGTTAAGGGGATGAGAGACAATTTTACCCAACACTTGATTCAGGAGGATGATCACCCCCGACCTAATAGCCAAGGTTATTTAACATTTGGGTTGGCTGCGATTTATTTCCCGCGCGATCGCATCTCCCAAATTACAGTAGCACGCATTAATTCAAAACTAGTTAATTTCTGGCTGCAAGGAGAAGGACAAAGCCCAGATCCGATGAAATTACTAGAGCAATTTTTAATTGAGTTTCGTTGGCACAATAGTTTAGAGCGAAAAGATGGCTTGCTCTCGCGATTAGAAGCCACAGTCCTGGAAATAGAAAAGAATTTCAGTAGCTTGATGAATGCTTGGAAAACTAAGCAAGAGAATAGTATTACCGACTGCCGAAATAGAGACGATCGCTCTAGCTTGATGCGACAACTGCAAAAGGAGTTTAAGGAGCAATTCTATAAAACTAAGTTTGGAGATACAGAAAGTACCAGAGGAATTTGGCTTACCAAACTAATTAAGAGCCGAACTAATTTAACTTTGCAATTACGTCAAGACATTGATAATTACCTATCTGCTTTACTCACACCCAGTAATCAATACTTTTCTATAGCCAATGCTCGTAACTGGCTAGATGCTCTCCAAACAGAATTGAATGCTTATCAATATGACTTGGAGGAAAAAATTAGAGCGGCTGATGGTGCTAGGAGCTTAGAGGAACTAGAGAAGAAATGGACGCAGAGCAACCGAACAATTCAAGACATTGAAGAAGAGTTTAACTTACCGCTATTCAGCAATAAGAATAGTCGCGTGCAAGATGAGGCTAGAAGGGCAGTTAAAGATACTGAAACTGCTATTAAACATAACTTTGACCTTACTCTAGCACAAGAAGCACTTGAAGTCATTAAGGTTTTACAACAGCATACACAGACGCGAGCAAGCCAGTTAACTAGTTTATGTCGCTTAGTAAATGATTTAAAGAACTACTACGAGAAAATTCAAGCTACGCTCAAACAATCAGATTCTGATGAAATGAGCGGTGAGGAAATCTTTTCTGATGAAGACATAGATATTTGCTACAACACGCTGCTGCCACCAAATGAATACCGCGCTCAGGTTGTACAAATTACTCAGAAAATTCTGGAATCAACAGGTTCTGAGGAATCTTTAGCAATTTTCCTAGAGCAAAACCACACAAATACGGAACAGCTAAAATACGAAATTGATTCATCCGTTGATCGGTTATTTGGTTCTCGTAGTGCCGATATTGTGCAATCTGTAATCAAGCGCTTTACTCAAAAATATTCATCTACAGAACGTGCAATTCGATTAGGACAGATTCTCCGCGAAGCTCAACCGCTTCTACCTATTAACTTGACAGCTCCATACTTTCACAACAACTCTGCTAAAAAGAGTCAGTTAATAGGTTTCAAAGATACTGATGAGCCTGAAGTCCGACAATTCCATACTGGATTAACGGAAAAGCTGGCAATTCCAGACAATGAACTTAAGCCAACGCAAGCAGAGGATAAAGTTTTAATTGTGACTGAGTATGCTGCTTTTCCGCTCAGGATAATTGACGGTTTGCAGCAGTTGAGAGAACATTACTATCTCCAAAGAAGACATCCGGGTAACGCTCCATTGCATAACGACCGTAGTGAGAGCTTTACAGATATTATTCCACCTCCTGTCCCAGTCATGCAGGATTTACAGGATACCTTCTATCCTTGTCTTGCTTTTGACTTGATTCAACAGAACCAGACAACAAAACAACTGGAGTTTCAATGTTTTGATCAATTACGGGGTGTTTATCACACTGCTTCTCTTAACCCAGCTTGGAAACAAGCTCTTCAGGCGCTAGTGAATAATCCTAATATGGCGGCTGCTTTACGAGAATTACTAGATGGAGCAATTGCTGACATAAAACGTCAACCTGCACGATGGCAAGATTATTACTTGCCTAAACTACGGCAATTTGTCACACAGGTTGATACGTTGCCAGACAATCATATCAATTACCCCTACCGCTTAAGAGTAGTTGGTTCACGTGGAACCGATGCTAATTCCGCTCAGCAGGGAATAATTGAACGCTTCTACACAAAGATGCAAGAGCAAACCCAACTAAATACTGCTCTACCAGCAATCGCTAACGCTCAAGAACTAATCACTGGCGAAGTAGAAGTAATATAG
- a CDS encoding tubulin-like doman-containing protein — protein sequence MHNQFSVNERQYQGVNRTICIGLGGTGRDVLMRVRRLIVDRYKDLSNLPVVSFVHIDTDKEATQAVSLRTGNIYQGIDLGFQDSEKVNATMTAPQVTELVQGLEQCHSNRHQPSPYEHIAQWFPPQLIQNIKAIDQGAKGIRPIGRLAFFQNYLKIKNAIEVAEQRTRKHEQELLRKFGLIVDPGLNIVVVGSLCGGTGMEHF from the coding sequence ATGCACAATCAATTTTCGGTAAACGAACGACAGTATCAAGGGGTTAACCGTACTATCTGTATAGGTCTAGGAGGTACAGGTAGAGACGTATTAATGCGAGTCCGTCGCCTGATTGTAGACCGCTATAAAGATTTGAGTAATTTACCGGTTGTTAGCTTTGTTCATATTGATACTGACAAAGAAGCAACGCAAGCAGTTAGTTTACGTACAGGTAATATCTATCAAGGAATTGATCTAGGATTCCAAGACTCAGAAAAGGTTAACGCTACGATGACAGCTCCGCAAGTCACTGAATTGGTTCAGGGACTAGAGCAATGCCATTCTAATCGTCATCAACCCAGCCCCTACGAACACATTGCTCAGTGGTTTCCGCCACAACTTATACAAAATATTAAGGCTATAGACCAAGGCGCAAAAGGCATTAGACCTATAGGTAGATTAGCCTTTTTTCAAAACTATTTAAAAATAAAGAATGCTATTGAAGTTGCCGAACAGCGGACAAGGAAACATGAGCAAGAATTACTACGCAAGTTCGGTCTAATTGTCGATCCAGGACTAAATATTGTTGTTGTTGGTTCCCTCTGTGGCGGTACGGGTATGGAACATTTCTAG
- a CDS encoding vWA domain-containing protein, with translation MIRKFLVIIHQLLIRHGFQYSVIHLLLLSFSVIPQKVTPGQQLSSEQKLGLELVTRLHSGRDVVLAIDLTESVGINHEGRIRLRQIIEDSLKPGDSVYVVPFGSDVSSLQRASILYPLGTSIEFSNKNKENFNKVLQKVPLSANLKLQNTDIQQAEVTIYQGLAQLNQNRLQQNQPIKPQSVVWITDAPLLANSGNDWIETPANSPFRVKDSPESKERQAWLMALPMNKKELLIQNAQSKNYKLAVVDIAPTVQEFCTIAPGNKELCKVNPYLFGQLWLPTSILSIVLALVPFFLWHLIKLRKKWRIIVTSELNEDQKECRPLLPGKSFAIGEADSKCIDEIACPGSEVRAYLERRGNQIYLVPTKLAPIQWNGKEVNKRTRLTGNPIKLNCPDERSDNFYIKIKIRK, from the coding sequence TTGATTCGTAAGTTTTTGGTAATTATTCACCAATTACTGATTAGGCATGGATTTCAATATTCAGTAATACACTTATTGCTACTCAGCTTTTCTGTGATACCTCAAAAAGTTACTCCAGGGCAGCAGCTTTCCTCTGAACAAAAATTAGGCTTAGAGCTAGTTACCCGTCTGCATAGTGGACGTGATGTTGTACTAGCAATTGACTTAACAGAAAGTGTAGGAATCAACCATGAAGGTCGCATCCGCTTACGCCAAATTATAGAAGATAGCCTCAAGCCTGGGGATTCAGTTTATGTTGTTCCTTTTGGATCGGATGTATCTTCACTACAAAGAGCATCAATTTTGTATCCATTGGGAACTTCAATTGAATTTAGTAATAAAAACAAAGAAAATTTTAACAAAGTATTACAAAAAGTTCCCCTATCAGCTAATTTAAAGCTGCAAAATACAGACATTCAACAAGCCGAGGTAACTATTTATCAAGGTCTGGCTCAGTTAAATCAAAATCGCCTCCAACAGAATCAACCAATTAAACCACAATCAGTTGTTTGGATTACTGATGCTCCCCTTTTGGCTAATTCAGGTAACGACTGGATTGAAACACCAGCCAATAGTCCGTTTCGGGTAAAAGATTCTCCAGAAAGTAAAGAACGTCAGGCATGGCTAATGGCTTTGCCAATGAATAAAAAAGAGCTATTGATTCAGAATGCTCAATCTAAAAATTATAAACTTGCCGTTGTTGATATCGCGCCAACTGTTCAAGAGTTTTGTACAATAGCACCGGGCAATAAGGAATTATGTAAGGTAAACCCTTACTTGTTTGGGCAGTTATGGTTACCTACTTCCATCTTATCTATAGTATTAGCTCTTGTTCCATTTTTTCTGTGGCATTTGATTAAGCTCCGCAAGAAGTGGCGGATTATTGTAACTTCAGAACTGAACGAAGATCAAAAAGAATGTCGTCCTCTCTTACCTGGAAAAAGCTTTGCTATCGGTGAGGCAGATTCTAAATGTATTGATGAAATTGCGTGTCCTGGTTCAGAAGTTAGAGCTTATTTAGAACGACGCGGCAATCAAATTTACTTAGTACCAACTAAATTAGCACCAATTCAATGGAACGGCAAAGAAGTTAATAAACGGACTCGCTTAACTGGGAATCCAATTAAGCTGAATTGCCCAGATGAAAGAAGTGACAACTTTTACATAAAAATCAAAATCAGGAAATAA
- a CDS encoding Uma2 family endonuclease — MNPNRLEKPASQAVEEQRLTLSGVAWEQYEILRDTLDDFAGLRMTYLEGTLELFMPSREHERIKKTIARLIELYSTQKNIRLYGYGSTTYRKQAQERGLEPDECYCVGEIKEFPDFAIEVIVTSGSIDKLEVYRGLGIPEVWFWESNRLLLYHLRGEKYESINRSEFLPELDIDLLVRCANIPDQYDAVVEFRKAIS, encoded by the coding sequence ATGAATCCAAACCGCTTGGAAAAACCAGCTAGCCAAGCAGTTGAAGAGCAGCGACTAACTTTATCTGGAGTCGCCTGGGAGCAATATGAAATTTTAAGAGACACTCTGGATGATTTTGCAGGATTGCGAATGACATATCTGGAAGGGACTTTGGAGCTATTTATGCCCTCCCGCGAGCATGAGCGGATTAAAAAAACAATTGCCCGTTTAATTGAACTGTACTCCACACAGAAAAATATCAGGCTCTATGGCTATGGTTCTACCACCTATCGCAAACAGGCACAAGAACGGGGATTGGAACCAGACGAGTGTTACTGTGTTGGAGAAATCAAAGAATTCCCTGACTTTGCCATAGAAGTTATTGTTACCAGTGGCAGTATTGATAAGTTAGAGGTATACAGAGGTCTAGGGATTCCTGAAGTATGGTTCTGGGAAAGTAATCGTCTTTTGCTGTATCACTTGCGAGGGGAAAAGTATGAATCAATTAACCGCAGTGAATTTTTACCAGAACTGGATATTGATTTATTAGTGCGCTGTGCCAATATACCCGATCAGTACGATGCGGTGGTTGAGTTTCGTAAAGCAATTAGTTAA